From Oncorhynchus mykiss isolate Arlee chromosome 6, USDA_OmykA_1.1, whole genome shotgun sequence, the proteins below share one genomic window:
- the prdm8b gene encoding PR domain zinc finger protein 8b, which yields MEESSSHKLVWDGDAKAVQQCLTDIFTSVYTTCDIPENAIFGPCVLSHTSLYDSIAFVALKSTDKRTAPYIFRVDTSAANSTSEGLMWLRLVQSARDRDEQNLEAYVKNGQLFYRSLRRIEKDEELLVWYGKDLIELLLLLSAGKAPVKAKGSTPYSCPDCNQRFQFEFPFLAHLRFRCTKRLQSMAAGSVDEEVPSKEPSTERPNPNPTTTAPTRASPKLGRSDGDSAKPSTDFHNLARDLENSRTSPPSDREAEIRSESSGKRKFSDVEDRVKDGSRASLSLSQSHKSKEELASSAQNYRGVYGLEEKRRGPTYSPPGLGSTESGGEGKRSAFTEVKKSPQSLKTHGNSGGTKNLQSSNVENKDGGRPGPVNNPPQEKHLNIRQVLSETQPVQPQTRMEASPLGSAFTSVAQHGGGNSGERKSAFSQPSRHATSSFSQISPLVMTTPKLLDCHPAVGDTISSSRLYQADHLAAKLHGAELGANCPVPGAMSKQSPFLYTAAAATAFWPKSQGHIQLQMPSALTLLPPSFTSLCLPAQNWCAKCNASFRMTSDLVYHMRSHHKKEFAMEPMVKRRREEKLKCPICNESFRERHHLSRHMTSHN from the exons ATGGAGGAATCCAGCTCACATAAGTTGGTTTGGGACGGCGACGCCAAAGCGGTGCAGCAGTGTCTAACGGATATATTCACCAGCGTTTACACCACATGTGACATTCCGGAAAATGCCATTTTCGGCCCTTGTGTTTTGAGCCACACGTCGTTGTATGACAGCATAGCCTTCGTAGCGCTCAAATCAACGGATAAACGAACTGCGCCCTACATATTCCGG GTGGACACGTCAGCAGCCAACAGCACGTCCGAGGGCTTGATGTGGCTGCGGCTCGTGCAGTCGGCGCGGGACCGGGACGAGCAGAACCTCGAGGCCTACGTGAAGAACGGACAGCTGTTCTACCGGTCTCTCCGGAGGATCGAGAAGGACGAGGAGCTGTTGGTCTGGTACGGGAAAGACCTGAttgagctgctgctgctgctcagtgcCGGTAAAGCGCCGGTCAAGGCCAAGG GGTCCACTCCCTACTCCTGTCCTGACTGCAACCAGCGCTTCCAGTTTGAGTTCCCCTTCCTGGCCCATCTGAGGTTCCGCTGCACCAAGAGACTACAGAGCATGGCGGCAGGCAGTGTGGACGAGGAGGTCCCCAGTAAGGAGCCAAGCACTGAGCGCCCTAATCCCAACCCTACCACCACCGCACCCACCAGAGCTAGCCCTAAACTGGGCCGCTCGGATGGGGACAGCGCCAAACCCTCCACAGACTTCCATAACCTAGCCAGAGACCTCGAGAACAGTCGCACCAGTCCGCCGAGCGACCGTGAGGCTGAGATCCGCAGCGAGAgctctgggaagaggaagttcTCCGATGTGGAGGACAGAGTGAAGGATGGTAGCAGGGCCTCTCTGAGTCTGTCTCAGTCTCACAAGTCTAAGGAGGAGCTGGCTAGCTCAGCACAGAACTATCGGGGAGTGTACGGCCTGGAGGAGAAACGACGAGGACCGACGTACTCCCCTCCAGGGTTGGGGTCCACTGAGTCGGGCGGTGAGGGTAAACGCAGCGCCTTCACCGAGGTCAAGAAGTCTCCACAGAGCCTAAAGACGCACGGTAACAGCGGCGGCACCAAAAACCTCCAGAGCTCCAACGTCGAAAACAAGGACGGAGGTCGGCCCGGCCCCGTCAACAACCCTCCCCAGGAGAAGCATCTCAACATCAGGCAGGTTCTGTCGGAGACTCAGCCTGTCCAGCCACAGACCCGCATGGAGGCCTCTCCGCTAGGGAGCGCCTTCACCTCCGTAGCCCAGCATGGTGGGGGGAACAGCGGGGAGAGGAAGAGCGCATTCAGCCAACCCTCCCGCCACGCTACTTCCTCCTTCTCCCAGATCTCTCCTCTGGTCATGACCACGCCCAAACTCCTGGACTGCCACCCTGCGGTGGGCGACACCATCTCCTCCTCTAGACTCTACCAGGCTGACCACCTGGCCGCCAAACTCCACGGCGCCGAGCTGGGCGCCAACTGCCCCGTGCCGGGCGCCATGTCCAAGCAGAGCCCGTTCCTCTACACAGCGGCTGCTGCCACAGCCTTCTGGCCTAAGAGCCAGGGCCACATCCAGCTGCAGATGCCCTCAGCATTAAccttactccctccctccttcacctctCTGTGTCTGCCCGCCCAGAACTGGTGCGCCAAGTGCAACGCCTCCTTCCGTATGACCTCTGACCTGGTGTACCACATGAGGTCGCACCACAAGAAGGAGTTCGCCATGGAGCCGATGGTTAAGAGGAGGCGGGAGGAGAAACTCAAGTGTCCAATCTGTAACGAGTCGTTCAGGGAGAGGCACCACCTCTCGCGTCACATGACCTCCCACAATTGA